In the genome of Pelobacter seleniigenes DSM 18267, one region contains:
- a CDS encoding PilZ domain-containing protein translates to MRKGPWQVQIIDEEIVILLAVSRAYRNKPIDIISADNADKALAQMAVFNVNLFLLDLDMKDRSSFHLLEIMTERSPEIPVILMTTQDTTAPGLLDRIAEVRTRGCWHLLEKPFDYQKLLSFIDRGLEESLQSSRSSQLCATAGAAEKRRCRRFSRLEQINVYLADEQEPDSRCLPFLATLTDLSVGGIGLETRKKLYEKQLIHFDEKFMHQSGMVVWSREEDLGHRAGISFV, encoded by the coding sequence ATGCGTAAGGGGCCCTGGCAAGTCCAGATCATTGACGAGGAGATCGTCATCCTGCTCGCTGTTTCCAGAGCATATCGCAATAAGCCCATTGATATTATTTCGGCGGACAATGCTGATAAAGCCTTGGCGCAGATGGCGGTATTCAATGTCAATCTTTTCCTGCTCGACCTCGATATGAAGGATCGCAGCAGTTTTCACCTGCTTGAAATCATGACCGAGCGCTCACCGGAAATCCCGGTCATTCTGATGACCACTCAGGATACCACTGCCCCGGGGTTGCTGGACAGGATTGCCGAAGTCAGGACCCGGGGGTGCTGGCATCTGCTTGAAAAGCCGTTCGATTATCAGAAACTGCTCAGTTTTATCGATCGGGGGCTTGAGGAAAGCTTGCAGTCAAGCAGGAGTTCCCAACTCTGTGCGACTGCCGGTGCGGCAGAGAAACGCCGTTGCCGGCGTTTCTCCCGCCTGGAACAGATCAATGTCTATCTTGCCGATGAGCAAGAGCCGGACAGCCGTTGCCTTCCTTTTCTCGCCACCTTGACGGATCTGTCCGTTGGCGGAATCGGCCTGGAAACCAGAAAAAAGCTGTATGAAAAGCAACTGATTCACTTTGATGAAAAATTCATGCATCAATCCGGTATGGTGGTCTGGAGCAGGGAAGAAGACCTGGGCCATCGGGCCGGGATCAGTTTTGTTTAA
- a CDS encoding cytochrome C has translation MQSSTASASPLLKASDPSSICLNCHAGPGGATSPSVFSFDGSALTPGGDFYWLTKTFTWNGGESPAASHGHNVVARDFGLEADPLRTLAPGGTYPSSALGCTSCHDPHGRSSKGTAQGGLPLAGSGSYGETPAPGTEQGSYRMLGGAGYVSNGFSFTNPAPVARQNPALPFAESDTSHVDYGSGMSAWCGNCHNGILNSSHKAGGGFEHPVDEPLGTELSGSYNSYLSSGNLNGINPTAFLQFVPFERGANDPQLLDPTSTNGPEATAVVTCLTCHRAHATAFPAAGRWDFDAPLLVDSHPAVGDSGVSGNDVNNSYYGRDITTEFGAAQGQFCEKCHSSGTP, from the coding sequence ATGCAAAGCTCAACAGCCTCAGCCTCGCCGTTGCTCAAAGCTTCAGATCCCAGCTCCATTTGTCTGAATTGCCATGCCGGTCCTGGCGGAGCGACCTCCCCTTCAGTTTTCAGCTTTGACGGTTCGGCCCTGACCCCGGGAGGCGATTTCTACTGGTTGACCAAAACTTTTACCTGGAACGGCGGGGAAAGCCCGGCCGCAAGCCATGGTCACAATGTCGTTGCCCGGGATTTCGGTTTAGAAGCCGATCCACTGCGAACCCTGGCGCCTGGCGGCACATACCCCTCCAGCGCACTTGGTTGTACCAGCTGCCACGATCCTCACGGTCGCAGCAGCAAAGGAACGGCGCAAGGAGGGCTGCCGCTGGCAGGTTCCGGTTCCTATGGCGAAACCCCGGCACCAGGGACCGAACAGGGGAGCTATCGCATGCTCGGGGGAGCAGGCTATGTCAGTAACGGTTTCAGCTTCACCAATCCGGCACCGGTGGCCCGCCAGAATCCGGCGTTGCCCTTTGCAGAAAGCGATACCTCGCATGTCGATTATGGCAGTGGCATGAGCGCATGGTGCGGCAATTGTCATAACGGAATTCTCAACAGTTCACATAAAGCGGGGGGAGGATTCGAGCATCCGGTTGACGAACCCTTGGGAACAGAGCTGTCCGGCAGCTACAACAGCTATCTCAGCAGCGGGAACCTGAACGGTATCAACCCTACTGCTTTTCTTCAATTTGTTCCCTTTGAACGCGGTGCCAACGATCCCCAGCTGCTCGATCCAACCAGCACCAATGGACCAGAAGCAACCGCGGTTGTGACCTGTCTGACCTGCCATCGAGCTCACGCAACGGCTTTTCCAGCTGCGGGTCGCTGGGATTTCGACGCACCGCTGCTGGTTGATTCCCACCCGGCAGTGGGAGACAGCGGCGTCTCCGGAAATGATGTCAATAACAGTTACTACGGACGCGACATCACGACTGAATTTGGGGCAGCGCAAGGACAGTTCTGTGAGAAGTGCCATAGCAGCGGAACTCCTTAG
- a CDS encoding YncE family protein, translated as MKRHLPILLLAVLLTVASCTMAPTPQIPDALPGATLHLYLQPMPQEAQRLSLTISALDAVSVEGHALPLLHKPLQLNPGQHLTRQTKLLTAKLPPGEYQGLKITISSATSLGEDGKTALLTEITPQLITEKFLIRQQSDQTLFLSLQPERLISAGYHLNAHFSLHKPQPPLVKLKGLVSHPTTGTLTLFEKKTPAVIAILAAGRRPTGLVLDQRMRKAYLALAGEDSIAAIDLSQGQIQRKVRLHSADRPEELVLSADGQTLIAANPGSNSISILDTPSLIERERIQFSTRPGPVFLDATGRLAFVILPEANGLAAIDLDRATLRTTATLAESPIQGIADNAGKQLYLLAADSPNLLVVDADNLTIDRSIFVGFGAKCLALNKNTGLIYIGLKNGEIAIVDPQLGLPLDSFRTGGEVVAMVPDLEENSLFVLLGKSARLEKYDLVSKKRIAVVELDAVGYAAVVMGER; from the coding sequence TTGAAAAGACATCTCCCCATACTGCTGCTGGCGGTACTGCTGACAGTTGCCTCCTGCACCATGGCACCAACTCCCCAAATACCAGACGCTCTTCCCGGGGCCACTTTGCATCTGTATCTGCAACCTATGCCGCAAGAAGCTCAACGCCTCTCCTTGACCATTTCAGCCCTGGATGCCGTTTCCGTCGAGGGTCACGCTCTGCCGTTGCTGCACAAACCGTTACAGCTGAATCCGGGCCAGCATCTGACCCGGCAAACCAAACTGCTTACGGCGAAACTTCCCCCTGGCGAGTATCAGGGGCTGAAAATAACCATCAGCTCGGCAACCAGCTTGGGGGAGGACGGGAAAACCGCCCTGCTGACCGAAATCACCCCACAGCTCATCACGGAAAAATTCCTGATTCGGCAGCAGAGTGACCAAACCCTCTTCCTGTCCCTGCAGCCGGAGCGGCTGATCAGCGCCGGGTACCATTTAAATGCCCATTTTTCCCTGCATAAACCACAGCCGCCGCTGGTCAAATTAAAAGGCCTGGTCAGCCATCCGACCACCGGCACCCTGACGCTGTTCGAGAAAAAAACCCCGGCAGTGATTGCGATCCTTGCCGCCGGTCGCCGGCCAACCGGCCTGGTCCTTGATCAGCGGATGCGCAAAGCTTATCTCGCCTTGGCGGGCGAAGACAGTATAGCGGCTATCGATCTGAGCCAGGGGCAGATTCAAAGAAAAGTCCGGCTGCACTCCGCGGACCGTCCGGAAGAGCTGGTCCTCTCTGCCGACGGGCAAACTCTTATCGCGGCCAATCCCGGCAGCAACAGCATCAGCATCTTGGACACGCCTTCACTTATTGAACGGGAGCGGATTCAGTTTTCGACCCGCCCTGGCCCAGTTTTTCTGGACGCAACCGGCCGGCTGGCATTTGTCATTTTACCTGAGGCGAATGGTTTGGCGGCAATTGATCTTGATCGCGCGACCCTGCGGACAACGGCCACCCTGGCCGAATCCCCCATCCAAGGAATCGCCGACAACGCGGGAAAACAGCTTTATCTGCTGGCTGCGGACTCTCCCAACCTGCTGGTCGTCGATGCCGACAACCTCACCATTGATAGAAGCATATTTGTCGGCTTTGGTGCCAAATGCCTGGCGCTGAATAAAAATACCGGTCTGATCTATATCGGCCTGAAAAACGGAGAGATTGCCATTGTTGACCCCCAACTGGGACTCCCCCTCGACAGCTTTCGGACCGGGGGCGAGGTCGTTGCCATGGTCCCCGACCTGGAAGAAAACAGCCTGTTTGTCTTATTGGGAAAAAGTGCCCGGCTTGAGAAATACGACCTTGTCAGCAAAAAACGCATTGCGGTTGTCGAGCTTGATGCAGTCGGCTACGCAGCCGTTGTCATGGGTGAAAGATAA
- a CDS encoding GNA1162 family protein has translation MKRIEKQLQWLALAICLLSSGGCAVNSANTYKNSLMNFGAVQSVAVLPFQNLTADDDAAERVRDTFMGMLLATEAMYVLPPGEVERGIERSGVRTPSTPAADKVKSIGEILKVDAVITGVLREYGQVRSGQTQANLISLSLQMMEVETGTIVWSAASTKGGIDMADRMLGGGGEPMNDVTKEAINDLLDQLFQ, from the coding sequence ATGAAAAGAATCGAGAAGCAGTTGCAGTGGCTGGCGCTGGCGATTTGTCTGCTGAGCAGCGGGGGGTGCGCGGTCAACAGTGCGAACACTTATAAAAACAGCCTGATGAATTTCGGCGCGGTGCAAAGCGTGGCCGTCCTGCCGTTCCAGAACCTGACCGCTGACGACGATGCAGCTGAACGGGTCAGGGATACATTCATGGGGATGCTGCTGGCCACCGAAGCCATGTATGTCCTTCCGCCTGGTGAAGTCGAGCGGGGCATTGAACGCTCCGGGGTCCGCACCCCTTCGACACCGGCGGCGGACAAGGTCAAATCCATTGGTGAAATCCTGAAAGTGGATGCGGTCATCACCGGCGTGTTGCGCGAATATGGCCAGGTTCGGTCCGGGCAGACCCAGGCCAACCTGATTTCCCTCAGCCTGCAGATGATGGAGGTCGAAACCGGCACGATTGTCTGGTCGGCCGCCTCGACCAAAGGCGGAATCGACATGGCTGATCGCATGCTCGGCGGGGGTGGGGAGCCCATGAACGATGTGACCAAAGAAGCGATCAATGATCTCCTTGACCAGCTTTTCCAATAA